Proteins encoded within one genomic window of Patescibacteria group bacterium:
- a CDS encoding RidA family protein: MKRGKLLEGTTEEQIHQIMKNLQAILEEAGVNFSNVVKTTIYVTDMSIYGKVNEVHGAYMSDPFPAREVVCVKELPLGAKVEISMVALKS; encoded by the coding sequence TTGAAGAGGGGCAAATTGCTAGAAGGGACAACTGAGGAACAAATCCATCAAATAATGAAAAACCTTCAAGCGATCCTTGAGGAAGCCGGAGTAAATTTTTCAAATGTTGTCAAAACAACTATCTATGTAACGGACATGTCAATTTACGGAAAAGTAAATGAAGTACATGGAGCATACATGTCCGACCCGTTTCCTGCTCGTGAAGTTGTATGCGTAAAAGAATTGCCGCTTGGAGCGAAGGTAGAAATAAGTATGGTAGCCCTTAAATCATAG